The DNA sequence ACCAGCCCACTAACCAAATGCAAAAGTTGGACAAGAACCACAAAGCATTATGAAAGTGTTGGAGGGGAAGCACAAAGAACACAGATCCATACATTTAGTGCGCTTTGGTTGTTACACTTTGGATAACAGCCATGAACCATCCATGGTTAGTGGGCATGCAAGACATTGTGACAAGCAACCTCCAATAGAAACTGTAATTCATTACTCAAAAGTGTTAGCTTTCTTTGCACTCGATTTGATAAAAGTTTACTCTCTTCCATGTGTCAAGCTTAGCTTAAAGTAGTCGCCTTTCTTTCTGTAGTGTTCTGTATTATAAACCTGAACCAACTCTGCTGAGAGTCTGAGACCCAACACTTGCCTCATGGCCATGGCTGCTTATTCACTGTTGAATCCCTCTTCCCTAACTCTGCTTAATCTCAGCTTTCAGAGAAGTGATTTTGGTTATCTTCACTCTTCCTCCACCACTCATCTTCTCAACTCCAAGCTCAAACGCTCTTCTATCAGGTACCTCTATTTCTTTAACTGTTGATTTGTTAGTTTTCTTCAACTTGGGTACTCAGAATTTGGtggagaattgagagaaaagcATGAATAGGATGATACCCAGATACTCATTTGAGCATGTTATAACATCTGGGTCTCTTGTTTTCTCAacaatgagagagagaaagatactAGCTTTACTCTATGGCTTTTGTTCTACAAGTTCTGGGAGACCAAGCTTGCTTCTTTATTGATGCTTAGCTTATACTTCGTTTTGTTACGTCTTCTCTTTATCTGATATCTGAATTTTGAAACTCATACTTCATTTTGGTTCcatggaaattgaaaagttGAAGTATCTTTTGCATGCAAAAAATGGATCAAGTCCTGAGAAACATTGAAATTATGCTGTGTTAGGAAAACCAGAGCAGAGCATGTAGAAATTAAGAGTTTATTTAGCTTTTACACCTTAGAATTATACTAGAATTATCAATATGGGGTGGCATTGCTAAATGTAGGTGCCAATCGACTAGTACTGaagacccaaaaacaaaaagaaatttaCTGGATAATGCAAGCAACCTCCTGACAAATCTTTTAAGTGGGGGAAATCTTGGGTCTATGCCCATAGCTGAAGGTGCAGTCACCGATTTATTTGATCGGCCTCTCTTCTTTTCACTATATGATTGGTTCATAGAGGTATCCACCCTTTCCAAACTTTGGTCTCTGTAATTTCTTGTCATGAATTCATTTATGGTCCTCTGCCCTTTGCTTGGTTTTGGCCTCGGCTTGGAGGTTAGATTTAGCGGCAAGATATGGAGAGAGTGGTTGGATTGAGGTTCTATTACAAGTTCACTTTCTTGTTCTAAATATTGATGACATATTCTTGCAACTGTGGTACTGAGGTTTGTTAATTAACTTATTTGGGCCTTATGAGTACTATTGTTCATTAACTCTCTGTAACCTTCTGTTGGACTTTACAGCACGGCTCTGTGTATAAGCTTGCATTTGGACCAAAAGCATTTGTTGTTGTATCAGATCCTATTGTTGCAAGGCATATTCTTCGAGAAAATGCATTTGGTTATGATAAGGTACTATCTAATTATATGCTCCTGGAATCCCATTTTTTGTAACAAGAAATTATGTCCAGGTCTGTGGCGTAACTTTCCATTAACCTTCAGAGATAAACCAATCGTTACTCGTTAGTATATCTTCGTAGTCAGCTTGAAGCTTGGGAGAACTTTTAGTCTTAATCCTTCCTCACTCCCATTAACATAGATAGCTGTTTAACCAGGGCATTACTGTCTGCTTTCAAAGCTTTTTTAACCAAGGCATTATAACTTATATTTTTGTTCGATCAAATTGCTTCTGGTTTCACACTTTCACTTAGGGAGTTCTGGCTGATATTCTAGAACCAATAATGGGAAAAGGACTTATACCTGCTGACCTTGAAACTTGGAAGCAGAGGAGAAGAGGTGAGCAGTAAACATTATATTTATATGGTTTGCACCTCAGCTGCTTGATCACCTCATTTGTAACTGATAATGGTTCAAAATATAGATATTTACCAGCCATGTATGATTGTGCAGTTATTGCTCCTGGGTTCCATGCTGTATACTTGGAAGCTATGGTCAACATGTTCAGTGATTGTTCGGAAAGAACAGTATTAAAATTTGAGAAGTTACTAGAAAGAGAGGAGCTGAATGGGAGAAAGACAATTGAAGTGGACCTTGAAGCAGAGTTTTTGAGTCTGGGGCTTGATATTATTGGGCTTGGTGTCTTCAACTATGACTTTGGTTCTGTTACTAAAGAATCTCCTGTCATTAAGGTTTGGTAAAAGGAACTTACCATTATTTTGGTGTTGTAATGGTTGTATGTTGCATTCAGTGCATATAAGAATATTTGGTTTTGATATGCTGCTTATGTGTTTTTTTACTGCTGTTGTGTATACATCTCTTACTCTCTTTGTAGTTTCTATTCCTACTAACTTCTGGAGTGAACAGAACTTGACAAATCAGATCAGTAAATACTAAATACTTTATATTTTTTGTTCCTTACCTAATCAAATGAGTAAATAATTGACCTAGTTTTGTGTAACTGTTGCTCTACGTGAGTTTGCAATATTACCTATTTGCCCCTTGAATCATTGTAAATTGTAGTAGCATTCATGCATGTCAGCTATCTTCAGTGCTAAGAATTAACATTCAGCTTTTTGCTAATACATTACAGGCAGTATATGGTACTCTCTCTGAAGCTGAACATAGGTCCACTTTTTACATCCCATATTGGAAATTTCCCCTGGCAAGGTGGATTGTTCCCCGGCAACGGAAGTTTTATGGTGACCTGAAGGTTATAAATGATTGTCTTGATGGACTCATCAGAAATGCAAAAGAGACCAGACAGGTTAGATGACATTTAAGCTGAATAACAATGGTGCAGGTGTGTAGTCATGTAATAATTGATATTTACTTTTGGGGATTTGAATTTAGATTCTGCACTAGATAGACCACTACACAGTAAATGTCCCATCTGAGCAAGGTCATGATTTACGTGCTGTGAAAATTTTAGCTATCCCTTTCACTAATAGCCAGTATCTACAAATATAAATTTGATTACATTCTGTGACAGGAAACAGATGTCGAAAAACTGCAACAAAGGGACTACTCTAATCTGAAGGTGGGGAAATATCCAAATGCCTTTTAAGCCGTTGTCATTTACTTATGCTAAAGATAAGTGGTTACTGGTAGGCACTTTGCTGAAGCGTTATAATAATGTAAAGTTTGCAGGATGCAAGTCTATTGCGTTTCCTAGTTGATATGCGCGGAGCTGATGTTGATGACCGTCAGGTAAATACTTGTGCAACTTCAGTTTTTTAAAGACGGGATTTTGAGATGAAAAAGAGGTTTAATAGGATATACTGATCTATGGTGCTTGTTCTATCAAATTGCTAATGGATTTTGACAGCTGAGAGATGACTTGATGACGATGCTTATTGCCGGCCATGAAACAACAGCAGCTGTCCTTACCTGGGCTGTTTTCTTCCTTGCACAAGTATGAATATTCATTTCTAACACAGATAATGTTTGTCAATTTGCACATACGAACTCTGTCATCCCACATCTGTGATGATACAGATGTAATGAATTTGCTTTGTTGCAGAACCCGTCCAAGATGAAGAAAGCACAAACAGAAATTGATTCAGTACTTGGACAAAGTCGACCAACTTTAGATTCAATTAAAAAATTGGAGTATGTCCCTAAGACATTTACTGAACTTTTTCCACTCACTTTCCATGCTTTATACATACAATGAGACTAGTCATATTTTGAACATTAATATAAAGGGAATGGGAGGTCTGAATCATATTGATGGTGGCTCAGTAAATTctgaactttttcttctttatatgAATGAGCCCAAGCGCTAACATGTTTGAACAGCGCATTTGGATCTCATTTAGAGGTTAAGCAATGCTAGAGCCAAGAAGAGGCACAATGATTACTTCAATTAGGCTCATCTGCACCCTTGTTGGTTGCTCAAAGTAATACTCACGTGATGTTATCCTTTCAGGTACACAAGATTTATTGTTGCGGAGTCTCTTCGTTTGTATCCTCAACCCCCCTTGCTTATTAGACGTTCTCTAAAACCAGATACACTACCAGGTATTAATGTGGCAAAAGCAATATGGTCAAGCAAGAACATTTTATAAATAATTTTTGGAGAGTAAGAGATATAAGAACTGCAAAACTTGGAAATCAAGATTATCATCTGTGGATTGTATGAAATTACATCCATAGAAATGTGTACAGACTCTTTTTGGTTAGATTAACACAAAGACTTTATGTCCATTGTGCAGGAGGGTACAAGGGTGAAAAAGGTGGTTATAAGATTCCCGCCGGAACCGACATCTTTATCTCTGTGAGTAAAAGCATTTAAATCTCATTATGAATTTCTTGAACATTATAATTATATTCCAAAGAAAAAATGTTCAATCAGGTATACAATCTCCATAGATCTCCATATTACTGGGACCGTCCTAATGTATTCGAACCAGAGAGGTTTTCAGTGCAAaagaatagtgacatagaaggATGGGCTGGCTTTGACCCTTCTCGAAGCCCTGGAGCATATTATCCAAATGAGGTTAGTGTTTACCAGTCACACTACCTTTTTTGTAGCATAACTTCATGATCTCATATTTATGGTGTCAAGTAATGAAATTTATTATTGCACTTCTCAGATTATGGCAGATTTCTCCTTCTTACCTTTCGGTGGAGGGCCAAGAAAATGTGTCGGGGACCAATTTGCTCTGTTGGAGTCGACTGTATCTTTGGCAATGCTGTTGCAGAAGTTCAATGTAGAGCTAAGAGGATCTCCGGACTCGGTTGGACTAGTAACAGGGGCAACCATCCATACCAAAAATGGAATGTGGTGCAAATTAAGTAAGAGGTCTGATGTACAGTGACATACCAAACACAATGAATAGAAACAACGCGGATGATAATTGTCAAGTGTGTTCTTCTTGTTAACCAGCTAAGGCTGACATATAAATGAATTAAAGTTATCCAAAATTTCCATGATAAGCAAATGAAGCTTTTCCTGAAATGTATGCAAGACGGTTGTGAATGAGGGCCAGCATTGGGCCTCTAGGTATGGCTCCCAACCCATTGAGccctaaaaatataaaaatgaaCATGTTAGTcagtatcaatttttttttttaaattttttttattttttattttaaaaaaaaaattcttggtGACAATGAGAGTAGGGAGCTAATCCCTGATCTCAGTGATATTTAAACTCATGACCCGCTTTGTTGTGAATAAACATGGCAgaacagaagaaaagaagagacgCCATTGATGTTAACCGTTCTTTTTCCATTTCAAACAATGTTTGTGCAAGAGAACAATAGTAAATGTGGATGGTGTGACATAAGTACTATTATATGTAAATTTATATACAAAAAAACTTGGGTATACTACTACATAGGAGATTTCTTTATATCTCCATCTACAAACATGAGGCTTTATTTACAATTGAACTACAATTGAGATCCCTTGCTTTATCAGCTACTGTGGTAAGTGCTTATTGAGTGGATGCTTTGATGTACCATGACAGCGTGAGGATCCTGCAGACTGTTCCTGTAGCCAAAGAAACATTAAGCTTTATGATATAAGAATCCTATATCAAATATGGAACAGACCAATTTGGGTACTTATAATGCACACCAGATCTTTTAGAGTGTCCCTTATGTCAAAAGAGCTATGCACAGCTGGTGCTCTGAAAACAAGTTGCCCCTGAAACTACAAGAAAAAAACCCAACAAAGCACACTGCTGCttagtaattttattttatttttttgggtctgaaCTTAGGAATTCTATATGACAAACTACGATACAGTTTTCCAGAATAAGAAGTGCAAAAATCCAGTACCATTCCTTGCATACTCTGTTGGGTCCCATAATGACCAACACGGGTTGGTAACGAATGCAAATGTCCCTGTAGAAAATCACAAGAAATTGTTTGTATCCTGAATGATGATCACAAATCCTAAATACAAGAATGTAAGCATGGTTCGTACCCGTGATGCCTGTTGATTGCCATAGTAACCATCACAGATAGGAGATACTGACTCCAACCGTCCCTGAGACAAGTATAAAACAAACCTTGATCAAACTTTACAAATTTAAAACATTAAacatggattaatttcagtttacccccctgaggttaggggtcgtcatcatgttagtccctcgagtttcaatttaatcagtaacacccttatactctccaaattcatcagccgtgtccaatttctactattccgtccaattttgaccgttaagtttgacttttgagggctaaaatggtcatttcaagacaaaaacaaataaaaataaataaaacaaaaaaaattgttttttttttttgcattttttttgtctgtttttttttttccatttttttattttcttgtttttattttctttttcttagcttattattattattattattattattttttttttttttttttaattttgtctttaacttatacaccacaagttataataggtttataaaaacaaaaaaaaaactctaggtggtcaaaaagtcactcgctggtctacgatatttatgatatatctccgataaagcaaagaattttaggatatatctgtaaaatataataggtttataaagtgaagaattttaggatatatccccaataaagtgaagaaatatctataaaatatgattaaaaaaataaatacatatatttctttactttattggggatatatcctaaaattcttcactttattgtgatatatctccgataaagcgaaattttttatattttaaacctattatagggtttaaacctattttatattttaaacctattatattttaaacctatattttaaacctattataggatatattttacacctattatattttatagatttattttacaaatatatcctaaaatttttcactttatcggagata is a window from the Rosa chinensis cultivar Old Blush chromosome 2, RchiOBHm-V2, whole genome shotgun sequence genome containing:
- the LOC112189790 gene encoding cytochrome P450 97B2, chloroplastic; the encoded protein is MAMAAYSLLNPSSLTLLNLSFQRSDFGYLHSSSTTHLLNSKLKRSSIRCQSTSTEDPKTKRNLLDNASNLLTNLLSGGNLGSMPIAEGAVTDLFDRPLFFSLYDWFIEHGSVYKLAFGPKAFVVVSDPIVARHILRENAFGYDKGVLADILEPIMGKGLIPADLETWKQRRRVIAPGFHAVYLEAMVNMFSDCSERTVLKFEKLLEREELNGRKTIEVDLEAEFLSLGLDIIGLGVFNYDFGSVTKESPVIKAVYGTLSEAEHRSTFYIPYWKFPLARWIVPRQRKFYGDLKVINDCLDGLIRNAKETRQETDVEKLQQRDYSNLKDASLLRFLVDMRGADVDDRQLRDDLMTMLIAGHETTAAVLTWAVFFLAQNPSKMKKAQTEIDSVLGQSRPTLDSIKKLEYTRFIVAESLRLYPQPPLLIRRSLKPDTLPGGYKGEKGGYKIPAGTDIFISVYNLHRSPYYWDRPNVFEPERFSVQKNSDIEGWAGFDPSRSPGAYYPNEIMADFSFLPFGGGPRKCVGDQFALLESTVSLAMLLQKFNVELRGSPDSVGLVTGATIHTKNGMWCKLSKRSDVQ